Proteins found in one Litorihabitans aurantiacus genomic segment:
- a CDS encoding Lrp/AsnC ligand binding domain-containing protein, which translates to MRRAHLPGELRAAWEPISEVVQASTVAGGADAVLRVRARDVAHLEETLERIRESADIERTESTIVLSRLIERG; encoded by the coding sequence GTGCGCCGGGCGCATCTCCCCGGGGAGCTGCGCGCCGCGTGGGAGCCGATCAGCGAGGTGGTGCAGGCGAGCACGGTCGCGGGCGGGGCGGACGCGGTGCTGCGCGTGCGGGCGCGCGACGTCGCGCACCTCGAGGAGACGCTCGAGCGGATCCGGGAGTCGGCCGACATCGAGCGGACCGAGTCCACGATCGTCCTCTCGCGCCTCATCGAGCGCGGCTGA
- a CDS encoding Gfo/Idh/MocA family protein, protein MSEQRSLRWGVLGPGRIAAEIARDLDHVAHAEIVAVGSRDEGRARAFAAEHAPRARAHGSYAALLADDEVDVVHIATPHAQHARHACAAIAAGRGVLVEKAFAATAAGAHRVADEARAAGTFAMEAMWTRFLPAVVRLRDLVADGAIGEVRAVTSEMGWPLPGSSVDDEPAAGRGALLDLAVYGISLAQMLLGAPTQVRATGTLTAGGTDSHVGAVVGFAGGSTASVLASRTTPMPGVARVYGSRGWIDLDAPFHGTDGFVLHRDGADPVREHHPARGRGYAHELEEVAACVRAGRTESSVMPLADTLAVQGVLQDVADQIGLVLRDEDDDGVASAPDHPADAQETR, encoded by the coding sequence ATGAGCGAGCAGCGCAGCCTCCGCTGGGGAGTCCTGGGCCCCGGACGCATCGCCGCGGAGATCGCCCGGGACCTCGACCACGTCGCGCACGCCGAGATCGTCGCCGTCGGATCGCGGGACGAGGGCCGCGCCCGCGCGTTCGCCGCCGAGCACGCCCCGCGCGCCCGCGCCCACGGCTCCTACGCCGCGCTGCTCGCCGACGACGAGGTCGACGTCGTCCACATCGCCACCCCGCACGCCCAGCACGCCCGCCACGCCTGCGCGGCGATCGCGGCGGGCCGCGGCGTCCTCGTCGAGAAGGCCTTCGCCGCGACCGCCGCCGGCGCGCACCGCGTGGCGGACGAGGCGCGCGCGGCCGGGACCTTCGCGATGGAGGCGATGTGGACGAGGTTCCTCCCCGCCGTCGTGCGCCTGCGCGACCTCGTGGCGGACGGCGCGATCGGCGAGGTCCGCGCCGTCACGAGCGAGATGGGCTGGCCGCTGCCGGGCTCGAGCGTCGACGACGAGCCGGCCGCCGGCCGAGGCGCGCTCCTCGACCTCGCGGTCTACGGCATCTCCCTCGCGCAGATGCTGCTCGGTGCGCCCACGCAGGTGCGTGCGACGGGGACGCTGACCGCGGGTGGCACGGACTCCCACGTGGGTGCGGTCGTCGGATTCGCGGGCGGGTCGACGGCGTCCGTGCTCGCCTCGCGCACGACACCGATGCCCGGGGTGGCGAGGGTCTACGGCAGCCGCGGCTGGATCGACCTCGACGCGCCCTTCCACGGCACCGACGGTTTCGTGCTGCACCGCGACGGCGCAGACCCGGTCCGCGAGCACCACCCCGCACGCGGGCGCGGGTACGCCCACGAGCTCGAGGAGGTCGCCGCGTGCGTGCGCGCCGGTCGCACCGAGTCGAGCGTGATGCCGCTCGCCGACACCCTCGCCGTGCAGGGTGTCCTGCAGGACGTCGCCGACCAGATCGGTCTGGTCCTCCGCGACGAGGACGACGACGGCGTCGCCTCCGCCCCCGACCATCCCGCCGACGCCCAGGAGACGCGATGA
- a CDS encoding ATP-dependent DNA ligase, which yields MTLPLTPPIAPMLAKSVAAIPGPDAAGGPFAYEPKWDGFRAIVLVDDGDVEILSRSGKSMTRYFPDVVEAARAELPDRVVVDGEIVLARGSRLDFELLGQRIHPAASRVAMLAEHAPANLVVFDVLALGDDVVMDRPLAERIEVLDGLGLSGPRVHPTPRTRDAALAQEWLGIFEGAGLDGVMAKPLADPYAPGRRTMLKIKHARTADVVLAGYREHKASTPEQPLVGSLLLGLYDGDGESAALQFVGVSASFPMARRAELVGELAPLVVDVSDEAAAEAHPWATWSDPAAGDDAKRQPGAQSRWSAGKDLSFTPLRPERVLEVGYDHMEGTRFRHTTQLKRWRPDREPRSCTYDQLEEPVGYDLAQLLPGAPAAPESFTGSVAQ from the coding sequence ATGACCCTCCCGCTCACACCCCCGATCGCGCCGATGCTCGCGAAGAGCGTCGCGGCAATCCCCGGCCCCGACGCCGCGGGCGGCCCGTTCGCCTACGAGCCCAAGTGGGACGGGTTCCGCGCGATCGTGCTGGTCGACGACGGCGACGTCGAGATCCTCTCCCGCAGCGGCAAGTCGATGACGCGATACTTCCCCGACGTCGTCGAGGCGGCGCGTGCGGAGCTGCCGGACCGCGTCGTGGTCGACGGCGAGATCGTGCTCGCGCGCGGGTCGCGCCTCGACTTCGAGCTGCTCGGTCAGCGGATCCACCCGGCCGCCTCGCGCGTGGCGATGCTCGCCGAGCACGCGCCCGCGAACCTCGTCGTCTTCGACGTGCTGGCCCTGGGCGACGACGTCGTGATGGACCGGCCGCTCGCCGAGCGGATCGAGGTGCTCGACGGACTGGGCCTGTCCGGCCCGCGCGTCCACCCGACGCCTCGCACGCGCGACGCCGCGCTCGCTCAGGAGTGGCTCGGGATCTTCGAGGGCGCCGGGCTCGACGGCGTGATGGCCAAACCGCTCGCGGACCCCTACGCGCCGGGGAGGCGCACGATGCTGAAGATCAAGCACGCGCGCACGGCCGACGTCGTGCTCGCCGGGTACCGCGAGCACAAGGCGTCGACGCCGGAGCAGCCGCTGGTCGGTTCGCTCCTGCTCGGCCTCTACGACGGCGACGGCGAGAGTGCGGCCCTGCAGTTCGTCGGCGTCTCCGCCTCGTTCCCGATGGCGCGGCGCGCGGAGCTCGTGGGCGAGCTGGCGCCGCTCGTCGTCGACGTCTCCGACGAGGCCGCCGCCGAGGCGCACCCGTGGGCGACCTGGTCCGACCCCGCCGCCGGTGACGACGCGAAGCGGCAGCCGGGGGCGCAGTCGCGCTGGTCGGCGGGCAAGGACCTGAGCTTCACGCCGCTGCGCCCCGAGCGCGTGCTCGAGGTCGGCTACGACCACATGGAGGGCACCCGGTTCCGGCACACCACGCAGCTGAAGCGCTGGCGGCCCGACCGCGAGCCGCGCTCGTGCACGTACGACCAGCTCGAGGAGCCGGTCGGCTACGACCTGGCGCAGCTGCTGCCGGGCGCGCCCGCCGCGCCGGAGTCGTTCACCGGGTCGGTGGCGCAGTGA
- the rocD gene encoding ornithine--oxo-acid transaminase, with the protein MSTVTAPTTGTASAAEQIAAIEAHAAHNYHPLEVVIARGEGAWVTDVDGRRYLDCLAAYSAVNFGHGHPALLAAAHEQLDRLTLTSRAFHHDRMAEFVTELAALAGKDVVVPMNTGAEAVETAIKVARKHASQVRGIAVPEIVVASGNFHGRTTTIVSFSDDALAREGYGPFTPGFVTVPYGDADALAAALTENTAAVLLESIQGEAGVVVPPPDYFARVRAVTAERGVLLIADEIQSGLARTGETFAISHDGVEPDMYLLGKALGGGIVPVSAVVGDADVLGVLTPGTHGSTFGGNPLAAAVATAVVRLLRTGEYQERSRVLGEQLHTGLHALVGHGVSAVRGRGLWAGVDIDPAVGTARDVALRLMARGVLAKDTHTRTLRLAPPLVVSADEVKWLLEQLREALEG; encoded by the coding sequence GTGAGCACCGTGACCGCTCCCACCACGGGCACCGCGAGCGCCGCCGAGCAGATCGCCGCGATCGAGGCCCACGCCGCGCACAACTACCACCCGCTCGAGGTGGTGATCGCGCGTGGCGAGGGCGCGTGGGTGACGGACGTCGACGGGCGCCGGTACCTCGACTGCCTCGCCGCCTACTCGGCGGTGAACTTCGGCCACGGCCACCCGGCGCTCCTCGCCGCGGCGCACGAGCAGCTCGACCGGCTCACGCTCACCTCGCGCGCGTTCCACCACGACCGGATGGCGGAGTTCGTGACCGAGCTCGCCGCGCTCGCGGGCAAGGACGTCGTGGTACCGATGAACACCGGGGCGGAGGCTGTCGAGACCGCGATCAAGGTCGCGCGCAAGCACGCGTCGCAGGTCCGGGGCATCGCGGTGCCGGAGATCGTCGTCGCGAGCGGCAACTTCCACGGGCGCACGACGACGATCGTCAGCTTCTCCGACGACGCCCTGGCGCGCGAGGGGTACGGCCCCTTCACCCCCGGGTTCGTGACCGTGCCCTACGGCGACGCCGATGCGCTGGCAGCCGCACTGACCGAGAACACCGCCGCGGTGCTGCTGGAGTCGATCCAGGGCGAGGCGGGCGTCGTCGTGCCGCCCCCGGACTACTTCGCGCGCGTGCGCGCGGTGACCGCCGAGCGCGGCGTGCTGCTGATCGCGGACGAGATCCAGTCGGGCCTCGCGCGCACGGGCGAGACGTTCGCGATCTCTCACGACGGCGTCGAACCGGACATGTACCTCCTCGGCAAGGCGCTGGGTGGGGGCATCGTGCCGGTCTCCGCCGTCGTGGGCGACGCCGACGTGCTGGGCGTCCTCACACCCGGGACCCACGGGTCCACCTTCGGTGGCAACCCGCTGGCCGCGGCCGTGGCGACCGCCGTCGTGCGCCTCCTGCGCACCGGTGAGTACCAGGAGCGCTCGCGCGTGCTCGGCGAGCAGCTGCACACGGGGCTGCACGCGCTGGTCGGGCACGGCGTGAGCGCGGTGCGCGGCCGCGGGCTGTGGGCCGGCGTCGACATCGACCCGGCGGTGGGCACGGCGCGCGACGTCGCGCTGCGGCTCATGGCTCGAGGCGTGCTCGCGAAGGACACCCACACCCGCACGCTGCGGCTCGCGCCGCCGCTCGTGGTCTCGGCCGACGAGGTCAAGTGGCTGCTGGAGCAGCTGCGCGAGGCGCTCGAGGGCTGA